A single genomic interval of Bradyrhizobium sp. AZCC 1693 harbors:
- the dnaG gene encoding DNA primase, which yields MRFTPQFLDELRARLPVSEVVGRRVKLKKAGREFKGLSPFQQEKSPSFTVNDQKGFYHDFSSGKHGDIISFLMETEGVGFAEAVERLASMAGMALPATTPDAARHEQRRKTLHDVMELAAKFFADTLASRNGAKARGYLGDRGISPATQLQFRLGYAPPDRFALKEHLGAQGISTEDMVEAGLLVAGEDKPVPFDRFRDRVMFPITDARGRVIAFGGRALEKDVPAKYLNSPETPLFHKGDNLYNLSTARQATHNGSPLIVVEGYVDVIAMVTAGFGGAVAPLGTALTENQLALLWKMADEPILCFDGDRAGQKAAYRAADLALPALLPGKSLRFALLPEGQDPDDLARTGGRGAIEEVISAARPLVDMLWSREIEGGSFATPERRAALEARINELSKGIRDEVVRRYYRDDLADRLQRAFAPQGGGGGYGRGNFRTGRGESPRTFAPRSGFSQGQVGRFAPRGGRGPGAGGSPAISPGPYQAASPQLATSPIMRGQRSAMSRREALILQSLINHPWLLHDHLEEVAALELAHPEANKLRAGIIAAFANDHHHSPDVEEQAEKMRADLEARGLGEVLQRVERAITTAAVWGAKPGAAREDVLATWQQLVVLHQKTHALLREKKDAELALGDEPTDANMAWLKDVSARLESLDGTEALIEGFGELSGRFRKSV from the coding sequence ATGCGCTTCACGCCCCAATTCCTCGACGAACTGCGCGCCCGGCTTCCGGTTTCGGAAGTCGTGGGCCGGCGCGTCAAGCTGAAGAAGGCAGGAAGGGAGTTCAAGGGGCTGTCGCCGTTCCAGCAGGAGAAGTCGCCCTCGTTCACGGTCAACGACCAGAAGGGCTTCTACCACGACTTCTCCTCCGGCAAGCACGGCGACATCATCTCGTTTTTGATGGAGACCGAGGGCGTCGGCTTCGCGGAAGCCGTCGAGCGGCTGGCTTCCATGGCCGGCATGGCGCTGCCGGCGACCACCCCCGATGCCGCGCGCCACGAGCAGCGCCGCAAGACGCTCCACGACGTGATGGAACTCGCGGCCAAATTCTTTGCCGACACACTCGCCTCGCGCAACGGCGCCAAGGCGCGCGGCTATCTCGGCGACCGCGGCATTTCGCCGGCGACGCAGCTGCAGTTTCGCCTTGGCTATGCGCCACCGGATCGTTTTGCGCTGAAGGAGCATCTGGGCGCGCAGGGCATTTCGACCGAGGACATGGTGGAAGCGGGGCTGCTGGTGGCGGGCGAGGACAAGCCCGTTCCGTTCGATCGTTTCAGGGATCGCGTGATGTTTCCGATCACGGATGCGAGGGGCCGCGTCATCGCCTTCGGCGGCCGCGCGCTGGAAAAGGACGTTCCGGCAAAATACTTGAACTCGCCGGAAACGCCGCTGTTTCACAAGGGCGACAATCTCTACAACCTCTCAACCGCGCGGCAGGCGACGCATAACGGCTCGCCGCTGATCGTGGTCGAAGGCTATGTCGACGTCATCGCCATGGTCACCGCGGGCTTTGGCGGCGCGGTCGCCCCGCTCGGCACGGCCTTGACCGAAAACCAGCTCGCGCTGCTGTGGAAGATGGCCGACGAGCCGATTCTTTGTTTCGACGGCGACCGCGCCGGCCAGAAGGCGGCCTATCGCGCCGCCGACCTCGCGCTGCCTGCGCTCCTTCCCGGCAAGAGCCTGCGCTTTGCGCTGCTGCCGGAAGGGCAGGACCCCGACGACCTCGCGCGCACCGGCGGTCGCGGCGCGATCGAGGAAGTGATTTCAGCCGCGCGGCCGCTCGTCGACATGCTCTGGTCGCGCGAAATCGAGGGCGGCAGCTTTGCCACCCCCGAGCGGCGCGCGGCGCTGGAAGCACGCATCAACGAACTCAGCAAGGGCATCCGCGATGAGGTGGTGCGTCGCTATTATCGCGACGATCTCGCCGATCGCCTGCAGCGCGCCTTTGCGCCGCAAGGTGGGGGCGGCGGCTACGGTCGGGGTAATTTCCGGACCGGGCGGGGCGAATCACCCCGCACGTTTGCCCCCCGCAGCGGGTTCAGCCAGGGCCAGGTCGGCCGATTCGCCCCCCGGGGCGGGCGCGGACCGGGGGCGGGTGGCAGCCCTGCGATCTCCCCGGGCCCCTACCAGGCGGCCAGCCCCCAGCTCGCGACCAGTCCGATCATGCGCGGCCAGCGCAGCGCGATGTCCCGCCGCGAGGCGCTGATCCTGCAATCCCTGATCAATCACCCCTGGCTGCTGCACGACCATCTGGAGGAGGTAGCCGCCCTGGAACTGGCCCATCCCGAGGCCAACAAGCTCCGCGCCGGCATTATCGCCGCCTTCGCCAATGACCATCACCATTCTCCCGACGTCGAGGAGCAGGCCGAGAAAATGCGGGCCGATCTCGAAGCGCGAGGATTAGGCGAGGTTCTTCAAAGGGTTGAGCGAGCGATCACGACCGCGGCCGTCTGGGGCGCCAAGCCCGGCGCGGCCCGGGAAGATGTTTTGGCGACCTGGCAGCAACTCGTTGTCTTGCATCAGAAAACACATGCCCTACTTAGGGAGAAGAAAGATGCCGAGCTGGCGTTGGGCGATGAGCCCACTGACGCCAACATGGCGTGGCTGAAGGACGTCAGCGCCCGACTTGAGTCGCTCGACGGCACGGAGGCCCTGATCGAGGGTTTCGGCGAGCTTTCGGGCCGGTTCCGGAAGAGCGTGTGA
- a CDS encoding N-formylglutamate amidohydrolase, translated as MDDAADTTLLLSSEDVPPVHEFNAAGRSPFLLTCDHYGRLIPRILGDLGLPESELTRHIAWDIGIAGVAEALSKHLDAHLIVQRYSRLVIDCNRPLDVASSIPRISEATTISGNEGISREAAAMRRAQVFDPYHRRIGEIIDRRGSAGMPTVLVSLHSFTPIYAGIARPWHIGTLYHRDTHLPPLLLKLLRAEGDLVVGDNEPYAVSDETDYTIPVHGEARGLMNTGIEIRQDLISDPAGEKAWAERLARIFAEIEPMLRAQQLLSA; from the coding sequence TTGGACGACGCCGCCGATACAACACTACTCCTCAGCTCCGAAGACGTTCCTCCGGTCCACGAATTCAACGCCGCGGGACGCTCGCCGTTCCTGTTGACCTGCGACCACTACGGAAGGCTGATCCCGCGCATACTCGGCGATCTCGGCCTGCCGGAGAGCGAATTGACGCGCCATATCGCCTGGGACATCGGCATTGCCGGCGTCGCGGAGGCACTCTCAAAACATCTCGACGCCCATCTGATCGTGCAGCGCTACTCCCGGCTCGTCATCGACTGCAACCGCCCGCTCGATGTCGCAAGCTCGATCCCGCGCATCAGCGAGGCGACCACGATTTCCGGCAACGAGGGCATTTCGCGCGAGGCCGCCGCGATGCGGCGCGCGCAGGTCTTCGATCCCTACCACCGGCGCATCGGCGAGATCATCGACCGGCGCGGCAGCGCAGGAATGCCGACGGTGCTGGTGTCGCTGCACAGCTTTACGCCCATTTATGCCGGCATAGCGCGGCCCTGGCATATCGGCACGCTCTATCACCGCGACACGCATCTGCCGCCGCTGCTGCTAAAGCTGCTGCGCGCCGAGGGCGATCTCGTGGTCGGCGACAACGAGCCCTATGCGGTCAGCGACGAGACCGACTACACGATTCCTGTGCATGGCGAGGCGCGCGGGCTGATGAACACGGGGATCGAAATCCGCCAGGACCTGATCTCGGATCCCGCGGGCGAGAAAGCGTGGGCCGAGCGGCTGGCGCGAATCTTTGCTGAAATCGAGCCCATGCTGCGCGCGCAGCAATTGCTGTCCGCCTAG
- a CDS encoding thiol-disulfide oxidoreductase DCC family protein, producing the protein MTGHRLVVWYNTRCPVCDAGIDWQRNKLLQAVRAGHISFNDINERPDALASYGASLDDVRRRLHATDETGRLIVGADVAIAIWLKTKGEGWLASLFGNRAMLPVTRFVYDRFADLLFAWNRRKGRW; encoded by the coding sequence ATGACGGGGCATCGCCTTGTTGTCTGGTACAACACGCGCTGCCCCGTCTGCGACGCCGGCATCGACTGGCAGCGCAACAAGCTGCTTCAGGCCGTCCGCGCCGGCCACATCTCCTTCAACGACATCAACGAGCGACCCGACGCGCTCGCGTCATACGGCGCGTCGCTCGACGACGTGCGTCGCCGCCTGCACGCGACGGATGAGACCGGCCGCCTGATCGTCGGCGCGGATGTCGCGATCGCGATCTGGCTGAAAACAAAGGGCGAGGGATGGCTGGCTTCGCTGTTCGGCAATCGGGCGATGCTGCCGGTCACGCGGTTTGTCTATGACCGGTTTGCCGACCTGCTGTTTGCCTGGAATAGACGGAAGGGGCGTTGGTGA
- a CDS encoding DUF817 domain-containing protein — translation MHRPPDRKPDTSKPLPSAAAIWPPLRPFIAGEYRLGRFMAKGRWTSALYEFFRFGVKQAWACLFGGIAVFLMIATWWFYPAAAWLPRYDFLFLCMITVQVALLAGRLETADEAKVILIYHFVGTAMEIFKTQAGSWIYPEPNFFRVSGVPLFSGFMYACIGSYLCRAWRLFDFEFSHHPRRLGLAVLSVAIYVNFFSHHFMPDLRWLLFALAGWLFFRTRVYFRVWHHHRSMPLLLGLTLVSLFIWFSENIGTFTKTWLYPSQRHGWSMVSFGKFGSWFLLLIISYTLVSLVNAPRDRRMDERTTGIRKKFNRMPDFWLPRP, via the coding sequence ATGCATCGCCCCCCGGACCGCAAGCCCGACACCTCAAAACCCCTGCCGAGCGCCGCCGCCATCTGGCCGCCGCTGCGCCCCTTCATCGCGGGCGAATACCGGCTCGGCCGCTTCATGGCGAAGGGCCGCTGGACCTCAGCGCTTTACGAATTTTTCCGCTTTGGCGTGAAGCAGGCCTGGGCCTGCCTGTTCGGCGGGATCGCTGTTTTCCTGATGATCGCCACCTGGTGGTTCTATCCGGCGGCAGCGTGGCTTCCGCGCTACGACTTTCTGTTTCTCTGCATGATCACGGTTCAGGTCGCGCTGCTCGCGGGCCGGCTGGAGACAGCGGACGAGGCGAAGGTGATCCTGATCTATCATTTCGTCGGAACGGCGATGGAGATCTTCAAGACACAGGCCGGCTCCTGGATTTACCCGGAGCCGAATTTCTTCCGCGTCAGTGGCGTGCCGCTGTTCTCCGGCTTCATGTATGCCTGCATCGGCAGTTATCTCTGCCGCGCGTGGCGGCTGTTCGATTTCGAGTTTTCCCATCATCCGCGGCGCCTCGGCCTCGCCGTGCTCAGCGTCGCGATCTACGTCAATTTCTTCAGCCATCACTTCATGCCGGACCTGCGCTGGCTGCTGTTCGCTCTTGCCGGCTGGCTGTTCTTCCGCACCCGCGTCTATTTCAGGGTTTGGCACCACCATCGTTCGATGCCGCTATTGCTCGGGCTCACGCTGGTGTCGCTCTTCATCTGGTTCTCGGAAAACATCGGTACCTTCACCAAGACCTGGCTCTATCCATCGCAGCGGCACGGCTGGTCGATGGTTTCCTTCGGAAAGTTCGGCTCCTGGTTCCTGCTGCTGATCATCAGCTACACGTTGGTGAGTCTGGTCAACGCGCCGCGGGACAGGCGCATGGACGAGCGCACGACCGGCATCCGCAAGAAATTCAATCGCATGCCGGATTTTTGGCTTCCCCGACCGTGA
- a CDS encoding chlorite dismutase family protein translates to MFTVFRGGKSGAWRVTRFAPVKGAALSPTPSMSVVHSLSIALPMLPSATSWRLAGVASHLRYTERPEKEQLVAVQAEIGRPEATYAALIPIKKSAAWWELTQEERRQIFEDRSHHIANSLKYLPAIARQLYHCRDLGETFDFLTWFEYAPAHADEFEELVRTLRATEEWRYVEREVDIRMERERLDAG, encoded by the coding sequence ATGTTCACGGTGTTCCGGGGTGGCAAGAGCGGGGCGTGGCGGGTGACGCGGTTCGCGCCGGTGAAGGGCGCGGCGCTTTCGCCGACGCCATCGATGTCGGTCGTGCATTCGCTGTCGATCGCGCTGCCGATGCTGCCGTCAGCAACCTCGTGGCGGCTGGCCGGCGTCGCCAGCCACCTGCGCTATACCGAGCGGCCCGAGAAGGAGCAGCTTGTCGCCGTGCAGGCCGAGATCGGCCGGCCCGAGGCGACGTACGCGGCGCTGATCCCGATCAAGAAATCGGCGGCGTGGTGGGAACTGACCCAGGAGGAGCGGCGGCAGATTTTTGAGGACCGATCGCACCACATCGCGAACAGCCTGAAATATCTGCCGGCGATCGCCCGCCAGCTCTATCACTGCCGCGACCTCGGCGAGACCTTCGACTTCCTGACCTGGTTCGAATACGCGCCTGCGCATGCGGACGAATTCGAGGAACTGGTCCGCACGCTGCGCGCCACCGAGGAATGGCGCTATGTCGAGCGCGAGGTGGATATCCGCATGGAGCGCGAGCGGCTGGATGCGGGCTGA
- a CDS encoding transglutaminase family protein → MPLLTINHKTVYRYSRPVAFGEHRIMLRPRDGHDLRVLSSSLDIEPQPMRLRWIHDVFGNSVAIATFDERADTLSFTSTVTVEHNPEEEFALTADDPAYFYPFLYDDEEFPDLLQFVTPQYGDPHGELSAWARKFLDAEGPTPTFNILSGMTHGIREAFTYRKRHEQGTQHPLDTLQTGSGTCRDYALFMIEALRRLGIAARFVSGYVFIPGDRAHGYVGGGSTHAWVQVYLPSAGWIEFDPTNGIVGTRDLIRVAVARDPRQAIPLHGTYLGPTDAFAGMEVHIEVVSVGEEPEEQREAPQAEKV, encoded by the coding sequence ATGCCGCTCCTGACCATCAACCACAAGACCGTTTATCGCTACAGCCGTCCCGTCGCGTTCGGCGAGCACCGCATCATGCTGCGCCCGCGCGACGGTCATGACCTGCGGGTGCTGTCCAGCAGTCTCGATATCGAGCCGCAGCCGATGCGGCTGCGCTGGATTCACGATGTGTTCGGCAACAGCGTTGCGATCGCTACCTTCGACGAGCGCGCCGACACCTTGTCGTTCACCTCGACCGTGACGGTGGAGCACAATCCGGAGGAAGAGTTCGCGCTCACTGCGGACGATCCCGCTTATTTCTATCCCTTCCTCTATGACGACGAGGAATTCCCGGACCTGCTGCAGTTCGTCACGCCGCAATATGGCGATCCGCATGGCGAACTGTCGGCCTGGGCCCGAAAATTTCTCGACGCCGAGGGGCCGACGCCGACCTTCAACATCCTGAGCGGCATGACGCATGGCATCCGCGAGGCCTTTACCTATCGCAAGCGCCACGAGCAGGGCACCCAGCATCCGCTCGACACGCTGCAGACCGGCTCCGGCACCTGCCGCGACTATGCGCTGTTCATGATCGAGGCGCTGCGCCGGCTCGGCATCGCCGCGCGTTTCGTCTCCGGCTATGTCTTCATTCCCGGCGACCGCGCGCATGGCTATGTCGGCGGGGGCTCGACCCATGCCTGGGTGCAGGTCTATCTGCCGAGTGCGGGATGGATCGAGTTCGATCCGACCAACGGCATCGTCGGCACCCGCGACCTGATCCGCGTCGCAGTCGCCCGCGACCCGCGTCAGGCGATTCCGCTGCACGGAACGTATCTCGGCCCGACCGACGCGTTCGCGGGCATGGAGGTCCACATCGAGGTCGTTTCCGTCGGCGAAGAGCCGGAAGAGCAACGCGAAGCGCCGCAGGCGGAGAAGGTCTGA
- a CDS encoding DUF3592 domain-containing protein: MPDLPWFVYAMLLAPLGLILVAAAYKSLQVRAARDWPSAPGKVVISKAEVRDVEVIDSDRQDRHRIEQRNFANVVYEYSVAGRKLRNNRVSIGEDRGNFEVAETIAKYPVGTVVTVYYNPLHPDQAVLERDLPKGLWGCLGIGTAIVLAIVFGSAFGLHQLTEFASKHLTNPKVSPFVVAMSAFGFLIALFGLALHRQASLARKWPVVPGTIKSSGLEQFMSAPSEPAERSQLTFQSKVSFAYRFNGIDYVSQHASLGGKVSSTSRGLVERFARKYPTGAKVKVYVNPLNPSEAVLEPHVSQIWILWASVTFIWGVAYYAAVHG, encoded by the coding sequence GTGCCCGATCTGCCGTGGTTCGTCTATGCGATGCTGCTGGCGCCGCTCGGGCTGATTCTGGTCGCAGCCGCGTACAAGAGCCTGCAGGTGCGCGCGGCCCGCGATTGGCCGTCTGCGCCGGGCAAGGTCGTGATCTCGAAGGCGGAAGTGCGCGACGTCGAGGTGATCGACAGCGACCGCCAGGACAGGCATCGGATCGAACAGCGCAACTTCGCCAACGTCGTCTACGAATATTCCGTCGCGGGCCGCAAGCTGCGCAACAACCGTGTCAGCATCGGCGAGGATCGCGGAAATTTCGAGGTCGCGGAGACCATCGCGAAATATCCGGTCGGCACCGTTGTCACCGTCTATTACAATCCGCTGCATCCGGACCAGGCGGTGCTGGAGCGCGACCTGCCGAAGGGCCTATGGGGCTGCCTCGGAATCGGAACGGCGATCGTGCTGGCGATCGTGTTCGGCTCGGCTTTCGGCCTGCATCAGCTGACTGAATTCGCATCGAAACATCTCACGAACCCCAAAGTGTCGCCGTTTGTCGTCGCCATGAGCGCGTTCGGATTTCTGATTGCGCTGTTCGGGCTGGCGCTGCACCGCCAGGCTTCGCTGGCGAGGAAATGGCCGGTCGTGCCCGGCACCATCAAATCATCGGGCCTCGAACAATTCATGTCCGCGCCGTCGGAGCCCGCCGAACGCAGCCAGCTCACGTTCCAGTCCAAGGTTTCCTTCGCGTATCGCTTCAACGGCATCGATTATGTTAGCCAGCACGCCAGCCTCGGCGGCAAGGTCTCGTCGACGTCGAGGGGCCTGGTGGAGCGCTTCGCCCGAAAATATCCCACCGGCGCCAAAGTCAAAGTCTACGTCAATCCGCTTAATCCGTCGGAAGCCGTGCTGGAGCCTCACGTTAGCCAGATCTGGATACTCTGGGCGTCCGTCACCTTTATCTGGGGCGTCGCGTATTATGCGGCGGTGCACGGCTAG
- a CDS encoding LysE family translocator, which yields MSLQAYLAFVAACIALALLPGPVVTLLIANGLRHGTRAALINCAGAQTGLAIVIGIVAVGLTSLMATMGYWFDWVRFAGAAYLIWLGIKLIRSPVEGVNADEPPPPPRGGFFLQGFLVLLSNPKVLVFFGAFIPQFMDMEKDHLPQVALLGITFMVIAATTDAIYALLAGRARLFFSKQRTRLLSRVSGGFMIGGGIWLALTRAR from the coding sequence TCCCTTCAAGCCTATCTCGCCTTTGTCGCCGCCTGTATCGCGCTCGCGCTATTACCGGGTCCGGTGGTGACGCTGTTGATCGCCAACGGCCTGCGGCACGGCACCCGCGCGGCGCTGATCAATTGCGCCGGCGCGCAGACCGGCCTCGCCATCGTGATCGGCATCGTCGCGGTCGGCCTGACCTCGCTGATGGCGACCATGGGCTACTGGTTCGACTGGGTGCGCTTTGCCGGCGCGGCCTATCTGATCTGGCTCGGCATCAAGCTGATCCGTTCGCCGGTCGAAGGCGTCAACGCCGATGAACCGCCGCCGCCGCCGCGCGGCGGGTTTTTCCTGCAGGGCTTTCTGGTCCTGCTTTCTAACCCCAAGGTGCTGGTGTTCTTCGGCGCCTTCATTCCGCAGTTCATGGACATGGAGAAGGACCACCTCCCGCAGGTGGCGCTGCTCGGCATCACCTTTATGGTGATCGCGGCCACGACCGACGCCATCTATGCGCTATTGGCCGGCCGGGCGCGATTGTTCTTCTCCAAGCAGCGCACGCGGTTGCTGTCGCGCGTCTCCGGCGGCTTCATGATCGGCGGCGGCATCTGGCTGGCGCTGACGCGGGCAAGGTAG
- a CDS encoding gamma-glutamylcyclotransferase family protein, with amino-acid sequence MISDRLFVYGTLMRGFDHPMAQLLSRSADFLGTATCRGRLYLIKHYPGLVLSDDAGDIVFGELYRLRDRDALLGEFDMYEACGAGFPEPTEYIRRMLSVTEEDGAAGEAWTYVYNWPVTGLPQIASGKFLEN; translated from the coding sequence ATGATTTCAGATCGACTGTTCGTCTACGGCACGCTGATGCGCGGCTTCGACCATCCGATGGCGCAGCTTCTGTCGCGCAGCGCGGATTTTCTCGGGACCGCCACCTGCCGCGGCCGGCTCTACCTGATCAAGCATTATCCGGGGCTCGTGCTCTCGGACGACGCTGGTGACATCGTGTTCGGCGAATTGTACCGCCTGCGCGACCGCGACGCTTTGCTCGGCGAGTTCGACATGTATGAGGCCTGCGGCGCGGGTTTTCCGGAGCCGACCGAATATATCCGCCGCATGCTGTCCGTGACGGAGGAGGACGGCGCGGCCGGCGAGGCGTGGACCTATGTCTACAACTGGCCGGTCACCGGCCTGCCACAGATCGCCTCGGGGAAGTTTCTGGAGAACTAG